The genomic region atggtagGTAGGAGGAAAGTTATTAGTAAAAGTATTAGTTATTGTCATTATCGTTGTCtgattctttgaatttttcacgGACATTCCCAATGTAtaataaatgagttgaaaaaaaataaataaataaataaaaacttgtgTATAAGAAACAAGCTGTAAAAGAATTCATACCTTTGGACCAATGGGAATCCCATTTCGCTCATCTATCAAAAACATATTATATTTCAACTTAATCAACATAGAATAATTTTTTGTCccaaaaaactagaaaaagagAGTAAACTAATTCAAATACAGCTAACTTCATTAGTAAAACGAACCTGTGTTGTTAATGCAAGAGTCTTTGAAGTAGCTAGGTTGTTGGTTTTCACAAGGAACATCTTTAGCATAATTGGTACTATAATAGTTTATGCCAATGAAATCAAAAGACCCTTTAACCATAGAAGATTGCTCTCTAGAAAATTGTGGCAATCTTTCATGGACATGGGCAACCATTTCAGCTGGGTAATGACCAGAATTTAGTGGTTCCATAAACCTAGAAAAGTTATAAATGATCTACAATTAGCTGCGTTCTCAAAATATTgaacaataatatttattaattttctagtTTGCAATCGTACGTAGTTTCTTAAACAACAAAGACTAAGCATAACcctttttctgaaaaaaaataaattaaaaaaaaaaaccaattggaaggctaagggcccgtttggtacatgtgtttaaaaactgaaaattattgtttgaaaaaatttgtgaaaatacgtgagggtgaaaaaatttgtgaaaatacgtgtaatgttgtttaaaaattgcaaattcttgtttgaaaacataaaccaaacactCCCCTAAAAATTGTCAATGTGCATTtggattaactttttttttttggttagtttaTTATTAGATAATTTGAATTTCAagtttgtatttcaaaattttttttaggttgtaTATCCTATTTTGTacctacaaataaaaaataaaattcctctCAATCTAAAGTCAGTTGAGAGATGACATCaaattattttcctattctGATTTTTATTAGCTTATTGTTCATGTATAATTACTAAAGCCTCATttcttttgaaaacattaaaataaatttactaAATTTCAGTGGAAAAAATTATtccaaaacacaaattttaaataatctCAGAAAACTACTTACCAATCATACGCAAAAGCAAGGGCTCGAGATGCTGCATCAATTTCTGCATTTGACTGGGAATATGGCAATACCCATGGTGAATTTAGTGTAATCCCAATTTGACCCTTCTGAGATTTCTACATAAATCATCATTTGTAGTTTAGATCAGTTCATTAGACTAACTGATTGAAAATCATACTGATTTTAATCTGAGTGTAATTTTTACTACATTATTCATCAAATAAAAAGACCAGCACATTAGTACTATCCAAAAAAATCATGATACTACCATGAAAAATCAATGATTATTTGGTATAATCACGCTTAAATTCTAGTTGATTTTGCTAGTGAAATGCAATAATCATGCACTCTAACCTGGTACTTGTGTCGATAAACTTTGACTGCAGCCGCATGAGCAAGAAGCTGGTGGTGAGCAACTAAGTAGGGTTCAGTAGCTGAATCACCATTATTACAATTTGAGAACAAACTCTTTGAACATCTACCTGGCGCAAATGCACCATTTCCATATCCCAGGGCAGCAAAGGTTAGAGGTTCATTTAGGGTGATCCAATGCTTCACCCTATCTCCAAACTCTTTATAGCAAAGCTCAGCGTAGTCCCTAAAGTCATTCCTGTTTATATAACCGATTGAGATCGATATACATGTTAATTAAACTATATTTGGAAACGCGATCTtattcatattttcaaaacttgttAATAAGATGATAATTTGTTATTGATCTTCAAATTCGCTCACTTGATTGTCTATTATTTGACAACTTACTGACTCAATAGTTGTGAAATTAGTTGGAAGTATGTAATTATAATCATTGCTTACTCAATTTGGGAATTTAAAAAACCACCATAGGTGTCTTCAAGGGCTTGTGGAAGGTCCCAGTGGAATAGAGTCACAAATGGCTTCAGTCCATGGGATAGGAGCTCATTGATGAGattattgtaatatttaatgCCCTCTTGGTTCACTCCCCCGCTTATATTTCCACCTGATTAATAtagaattcaataaaaatttaattaatttatgtacTCCAATTGGGAATCAGGTTGAGCATCtcaaaatttatgattttaattgaTTATAGTTTAATTGAACATAGAAAATAGAATATTAAACAAAGCAtaaattcaaatctaaggattaAATATAAAACTTCTTGAGTACTTATTAACGGAGAAATAAGTTGGGTTTTAGTAATTTTACGCGGTAATAATCTGGACCATGAGATCGAAAATCTGTATGCATCAAAACCAATGTGTTTCATTATTGCCACGTCTTCCTGCCAAGTTATTCAATTCATACCAATTAGTCCGAATAATACACTTGGTCATGtgaaatgtaaaagaaaatccaaattaTAACAAACAAGCTTTAATTCGAAAATATTTGGAACAGATATAGATCTCAACAAACTAATCAAggaattaatatataaaaaaagtatcactaacaattaattaattcatgGTAAAGGCAtgatcttctttaaaaaaattataataaaacattgCATTATGTCAAATTGTCAACAATATATACCTTGTAACGATAATAGGAATCATCAGCAGGGTTTCCATTTTTACCATCCTTTATCTTATCTGCAACACCAAAAGGTTAATCGAAACCAAGTTCTAAAGTAATATGTTTACGCAACTGTGGATGGTTGGcttcaaaagcttaacatattCCGGATCTGTTtgaatactgcttattttgctaaaattgaaaatttattgttgtaaatactatagata from Castanea sativa cultivar Marrone di Chiusa Pesio chromosome 11, ASM4071231v1 harbors:
- the LOC142617196 gene encoding beta-glucosidase 15-like isoform X1, whose amino-acid sequence is MGISGHFILFLIVLVGSIARGEGVIQNYDSNSVNRRSFPKGFIFGTASSAYQYEGATNEGGRGASIWDTFTHRYPHKIKDGKNGNPADDSYYRYKEDVAIMKHIGFDAYRFSISWSRLLPRGNISGGVNQEGIKYYNNLINELLSHGLKPFVTLFHWDLPQALEDTYGGFLNSQIENDFRDYAELCYKEFGDRVKHWITLNEPLTFAALGYGNGAFAPGRCSKSLFSNCNNGDSATEPYLVAHHQLLAHAAAVKVYRHKYQKSQKGQIGITLNSPWVLPYSQSNAEIDAASRALAFAYDWFMEPLNSGHYPAEMVAHVHERLPQFSREQSSMVKGSFDFIGINYYSTNYAKDVPCENQQPSYFKDSCINNTDERNGIPIGPKGASDWINIYPQGIQDLLLYTKNKYNNPIIYITENGVSEFNNGSISLEDNSRIDYHSSHLSFVRSAIMNGVNVKGYFAWSLLDNFEWADGYTIRFGLVYVDYKDRLKRYPKNSAKWFKKILN
- the LOC142617196 gene encoding beta-glucosidase 15-like isoform X2, which gives rise to MKHIGFDAYRFSISWSRLLPRGNISGGVNQEGIKYYNNLINELLSHGLKPFVTLFHWDLPQALEDTYGGFLNSQIENDFRDYAELCYKEFGDRVKHWITLNEPLTFAALGYGNGAFAPGRCSKSLFSNCNNGDSATEPYLVAHHQLLAHAAAVKVYRHKYQKSQKGQIGITLNSPWVLPYSQSNAEIDAASRALAFAYDWFMEPLNSGHYPAEMVAHVHERLPQFSREQSSMVKGSFDFIGINYYSTNYAKDVPCENQQPSYFKDSCINNTDERNGIPIGPKGASDWINIYPQGIQDLLLYTKNKYNNPIIYITENGVSEFNNGSISLEDNSRIDYHSSHLSFVRSAIMNGVNVKGYFAWSLLDNFEWADGYTIRFGLVYVDYKDRLKRYPKNSAKWFKKILN